From Pan paniscus chromosome 9, NHGRI_mPanPan1-v2.0_pri, whole genome shotgun sequence, the proteins below share one genomic window:
- the B3GNT6 gene encoding acetylgalactosaminyl-O-glycosyl-glycoprotein beta-1,3-N-acetylglucosaminyltransferase gives MAFPCRRSLTAKTLACLLVGVSFLALQQWFLQAPRSPREKRSPQEETPEGPTDAPAADEPPSELVPGPPCVANASANATADFEQLPARIQDFLRYRHCRHFPLLWDAPAKCAGGRGVFLLLAVKSAPEHYERRELIRRTWGQERSYGGLPVRRLFLLGTPGPEDEARAERLAELVALEAREHGDVLQWAFVDTFLNLTLKHLHLLDWLAARCPHARFLLSGDDDVFVHTANVVRFLQAQPPGHHLFSGQLMEGSVPIRDSWSKYFVPPQLFPGSAYPVYCSGGGFLLSGPTARALRAAARHTPLFPIDDAYMGMCLQRAGLAPSGHEGIRPFGVQLPGAQQSSFDPCMYRELLLVHRFAPYEMLLMWKALHSPALSCDRGHRVS, from the coding sequence ATGGCTTTTCCCTGCCGCAGATCCCTGACTGCCAAGACTCTGGCCTGCCTCCTGGTGGGCGTGAGTTTCTTAGCACTGCAGCAGTGGTTCCTCCAGGCGCCAAGGTCCCCGCGGGAGAAGAGGTCCCCGCAGGAGGAGACGCCAGAGGGTCCCACCGACGCTCCCGCGGCTGACGAGCCGCCCTCGGAGCTCGTCCCCGGGCCCCCGTGCGTGGCGAACGCCTCGGCGAACGCCACGGCCGACTTCGAGCAGCTGCCCGCGCGCATCCAGGACTTCCTGCGGTACCGCCACTGCCGCCACTTCCCGCTGCTTTGGGACGCACCGGCCAAGTGCGCCGGCGGCCGAGGCGTGTTCCTGCTCCTGGCGGTGAAGTCGGCGCCTGAGCACTACGAGCGACGCGAGCTCATCCGGCGCACGTGGGGGCAAGAGCGCAGCTACGGCGGGCTGCCAGTGCGCCGCCTCTTCCTATTGGGCACCCCGGGCCCCGAGGACGAGGCGCGCGCGGAGCGGCTGGCGGAGCTGGTTGCGCTGGAGGCGCGCGAGCACGGCGACGTGCTGCAGTGGGCCTTCGTGGACACCTTCCTCAACCTCACGCTCAAGCACCTGCACTTGCTCGACTGGCTGGCTGCACGCTGCCCGCACGCGCGCTTTCTGCTCAGCGGCGACGACGACGTGTTTGTGCACACCGCCAACGTAGTCCGCTTCCTGCAGGCGCAGCCACCCGGCCACCACCTGTTCTCCGGCCAGCTCATGGAGGGCTCCGTGCCCATCCGCGACAGCTGGAGCAAGTACTTTGTGCCGCCGCAGCTCTTCCCCGGGTCCGCTTACCCGGTGTACTGCAGCGGCGGCGGCTTCCTCCTGTCCGGCCCCACGGCCCGGGCCCTGCGCGCGGCCGCCCGCCACACCCCGCTCTTCCCCATCGACGACGCCTACATGGGCATGTGTCTGCAGCGCGCCGGCCTGGCGCCCAGCGGCCACGAGGGCATCCGGCCCTTCGGCGTGCAGCTGCCTGGCGCACAGCAGTCCTCCTTCGACCCCTGCATGTACCGTGAGTTGCTGCTAGTGCACCGCTTCGCGCCCTACGAGATGCTGCTCATGTGGAAGGCGCTGCACAGCCCTGCGCTCAGCTGTGACCGGGGACACCGGGTCTCCTGA